One genomic segment of Rhodothermales bacterium includes these proteins:
- the cyoE gene encoding heme o synthase: protein MSTDAHSLPRSRGVLSAPVRRMPPPPSTGSVTLRAAPTRAADLRELLKPGISLFVVTTAAAGYLLGTTAGIDLVRLVALLAGTALTAGGSGALNHWWEREHDAKMERTQERPLPTGRVTPGFVLGYGLATIALGLALLLAFVNPLTTGLAVATAFSYLLIYTPLKRRTKYNTLVGAVPGALPALGGFAAATGSLGATGWAIFAILFLWQLPHFFSLAWMYREDYARGGFVMLPVVEPDGRSTALLALGATLALLVAGVVPAALGAAGWLYLVGMGALGTWFTLPAFSFYNEPSPERARRLLLASIVYVPTFVTLVIADHFLL, encoded by the coding sequence ATGAGCACAGACGCCCACAGCCTGCCCCGCTCGCGCGGGGTCCTCTCCGCCCCCGTCCGTCGGATGCCCCCGCCCCCCTCGACCGGTTCCGTCACGCTCCGCGCCGCGCCCACGCGCGCTGCCGACCTCCGGGAGTTGCTCAAGCCCGGCATCAGCCTCTTCGTCGTCACGACGGCGGCGGCGGGCTACCTCCTCGGCACGACGGCCGGCATCGACCTCGTCCGGCTCGTGGCGCTCCTCGCTGGGACGGCGCTGACGGCGGGCGGCAGCGGCGCGCTCAACCACTGGTGGGAGCGCGAGCACGACGCGAAGATGGAGCGGACGCAGGAGCGACCGCTCCCCACCGGCCGCGTCACCCCCGGCTTCGTGCTCGGCTACGGCCTTGCTACGATCGCGCTCGGCCTCGCCCTGCTCCTCGCCTTCGTCAACCCCCTGACGACGGGGCTCGCTGTGGCTACGGCGTTCAGCTACCTCCTCATCTATACCCCGCTCAAGCGGCGCACGAAGTACAACACCCTCGTCGGTGCGGTGCCCGGCGCGCTCCCCGCCCTCGGCGGCTTCGCGGCGGCGACGGGGTCGCTCGGCGCGACGGGCTGGGCCATCTTCGCGATCCTCTTCCTCTGGCAACTCCCCCACTTCTTCTCCCTCGCGTGGATGTACCGCGAGGACTACGCGCGCGGGGGCTTCGTGATGCTGCCCGTCGTCGAGCCTGACGGGCGCTCGACAGCGCTGCTTGCGCTCGGGGCGACGCTCGCGCTCCTCGTGGCCGGCGTCGTCCCGGCGGCGCTCGGCGCGGCGGGCTGGCTGTACCTCGTCGGGATGGGCGCGCTCGGCACGTGGTTCACGCTCCCCGCCTTCTCGTTCTACAACGAGCCCTCGCCCGAGCGGGCCCGCCGCCTCCTCCTCGCCTCGATCGTCTACGTCCCGACCTTCGTCACCCTCGTCATCGCCGACCACTTCCTGCTCTGA
- a CDS encoding ABC transporter ATP-binding protein yields the protein MVTESSPPALAVRDLAHTYGEHRALAGLTFEVGSGELFGLLGPNGGGKTTLFRIVTTLMPPSAGSAAVLGHDTAAEPEAVRRSLGVVFQQPALDAELTVRENLRFHGVLVGLGGSVLDARIGALLDVFGLTDRAGDRVKTLSGGLTRRADLARGLLHRPALLLLDEPTTGLDPTARRDLWAALARLRRDEGTTIVVATHLMEEAARCDRVAILDRGRLVALGEPDTLTAELGDETLWLESKDADALANALGDRFGLVSRIVGAAVMVEADDAPAVLARVYAAFPTQIDSATVRRPTLDDVFAARTGRGFEAEASASGAEQAPDFEPQPSTT from the coding sequence TTGGTTACAGAATCATCTCCTCCCGCCCTCGCCGTCCGCGACCTCGCCCACACCTACGGCGAGCACCGCGCCCTGGCCGGCCTCACGTTTGAGGTTGGATCCGGCGAGCTGTTCGGCCTCCTCGGCCCCAACGGCGGCGGGAAGACGACGCTGTTCCGCATCGTGACGACGCTCATGCCGCCCTCGGCCGGGTCCGCCGCCGTGCTCGGCCACGACACCGCCGCCGAGCCTGAAGCCGTCCGCCGCAGCCTCGGCGTCGTCTTCCAGCAGCCCGCGCTCGACGCCGAGCTGACGGTCCGTGAGAACCTCCGCTTCCACGGTGTCCTCGTCGGCCTCGGCGGAAGCGTGCTCGACGCCCGCATCGGCGCGCTCCTCGACGTCTTCGGCCTCACCGACCGCGCGGGCGACCGCGTGAAGACCCTCTCCGGCGGTCTAACGCGCCGCGCCGATCTCGCCCGCGGCCTCCTTCACCGCCCCGCCCTCCTCCTCCTCGACGAGCCGACGACGGGCCTCGACCCGACGGCCCGCCGCGACCTCTGGGCCGCGCTCGCCCGCCTCCGCCGCGACGAAGGCACGACGATCGTCGTCGCCACGCACCTCATGGAAGAGGCCGCCCGCTGCGACCGCGTCGCGATTCTCGACCGGGGCCGCCTCGTCGCCCTCGGCGAGCCGGACACGCTGACGGCCGAACTCGGCGACGAGACGCTCTGGCTGGAATCGAAAGACGCCGACGCCCTCGCCAATGCCCTCGGCGATCGGTTCGGGCTCGTCTCGCGGATCGTCGGCGCTGCGGTGATGGTCGAGGCCGACGACGCGCCCGCCGTGCTCGCCCGCGTCTACGCCGCGTTCCCGACACAGATCGACTCCGCCACCGTCCGCCGTCCCACGCTCGACGATGTGTTCGCCGCGCGGACCGGGCGAGGGTTTGAGGCCGAGGCTTCAGCGTCCGGCGCGGAGCAGGCCCCCGACTTCGAACCCCAACCCTCGACCACATGA
- a CDS encoding ABC transporter permease — MIAVIHALWHREITKFLRDRSRLIGALVQPLGFWVLLGLGFYGSFQMPGAGEVGYLEYLYPGIIALILLFTAIFSTISVVQERQEGFLQAALVAPVPRTTIVLGLVSGGTTLAVAEAVLFLLLAPLVGLTPGLAGLLVIVAAVVLMALAFTALGFTIAWRLDTTRGFHAVMNLFLLPMWFLSGAFFPVEGVPAVLRWVMYANPAFYGVAAIRQGLYLPAEAPGVGLPLTVTLGVSFAFAVLVLALAVWTVRRPLFQGSAR, encoded by the coding sequence ATGATCGCCGTCATCCACGCGCTCTGGCACCGCGAGATCACCAAGTTCCTCCGCGACCGCAGCCGCCTCATCGGCGCGCTCGTGCAGCCGCTCGGGTTCTGGGTCCTCCTCGGGCTCGGGTTCTACGGGTCATTTCAGATGCCCGGCGCGGGCGAGGTGGGCTACCTCGAATACCTCTACCCCGGCATCATCGCGCTCATCCTCCTCTTCACCGCGATTTTCTCGACGATCTCCGTCGTGCAGGAGCGGCAGGAGGGGTTCCTGCAAGCCGCGCTCGTCGCCCCTGTCCCGCGCACGACGATCGTGCTCGGACTCGTCTCTGGCGGGACGACGCTCGCCGTCGCCGAGGCCGTGCTGTTCCTCCTCCTCGCGCCGCTCGTCGGGCTGACGCCGGGGCTCGCGGGGCTGCTCGTCATCGTCGCCGCCGTCGTGCTGATGGCGCTCGCGTTCACCGCGCTCGGCTTCACGATCGCGTGGCGGCTGGACACGACGCGGGGCTTCCACGCCGTGATGAACCTGTTCCTCCTCCCGATGTGGTTCCTCTCGGGCGCGTTCTTCCCGGTCGAGGGCGTGCCCGCCGTGCTGCGCTGGGTGATGTACGCGAACCCTGCGTTCTACGGCGTCGCCGCGATCCGACAGGGGTTGTATCTCCCCGCTGAGGCACCTGGCGTCGGCCTCCCGCTTACGGTGACGCTCGGCGTGAGCTTCGCCTTCGCGGTCCTGGTCCTCGCCCTCGCCGTGTGGACGGTGCGACGCCCCTTATTTCAGGGATCGGCGCGTTGA
- a CDS encoding AI-2E family transporter produces the protein MPADPNRTLRRLVAVLVVIFVVAALKATKPVTMPLAFALFTVILFWPLYKRLDKHVPTGVALVATLLAVFAVLGAFVGAIWFTVDEVLEGIGRYEQEFASLRASVASFFGAIDGGSGESASLSSDRIVGFAERLASNVWSVLGYLVLVIALFTLAIVEVDRWKQKLRRRFDDPFSADAIGTAAKIAAQVQRFLLVQSFTALLTGVLTGLLCWAMGIDFALLWGLLAFVLNFIPTLGSLVAVVPPVLFALLQYGIGWQAPALLAGLGLIEIVLGAYVDPKLQGRYLELSALVVLVAITFWGWLWGIPGAFIAVPITAAAVLVFKHIPQTEWVARLLTRAEEDEHSLTT, from the coding sequence ATGCCCGCCGACCCCAACCGGACGCTCCGTCGGCTCGTCGCCGTCCTCGTCGTCATCTTCGTCGTCGCCGCGCTGAAGGCCACGAAGCCGGTGACGATGCCGCTCGCCTTCGCACTCTTCACCGTCATCCTGTTCTGGCCGCTCTACAAGCGGCTCGACAAGCACGTCCCGACGGGCGTCGCCCTCGTCGCCACGCTCCTCGCCGTCTTCGCCGTGCTCGGCGCGTTCGTCGGCGCAATCTGGTTCACGGTCGACGAAGTGCTCGAAGGGATTGGGCGCTACGAGCAGGAATTCGCCTCGCTCCGGGCCTCGGTCGCGTCGTTCTTCGGCGCGATCGACGGTGGCTCGGGCGAGAGCGCGAGCCTGTCTTCGGACCGGATCGTCGGCTTCGCCGAGCGCCTCGCGTCGAACGTGTGGAGCGTGCTCGGCTACCTCGTCCTCGTCATCGCCCTCTTCACCCTCGCCATCGTCGAGGTCGACCGCTGGAAGCAGAAGCTCCGCCGTCGCTTCGACGACCCGTTCTCTGCGGACGCCATCGGGACGGCCGCGAAGATCGCCGCGCAGGTCCAGCGCTTCCTCCTCGTCCAATCGTTCACGGCCCTCTTGACGGGCGTATTGACCGGCCTGCTGTGCTGGGCGATGGGCATCGACTTCGCCCTCCTGTGGGGGCTCCTCGCGTTTGTGCTCAACTTTATCCCCACGCTCGGCTCGCTCGTGGCCGTCGTCCCGCCGGTGCTCTTCGCCCTCCTGCAATACGGGATCGGGTGGCAGGCGCCCGCGCTCCTCGCCGGGCTCGGACTCATCGAGATCGTCCTCGGCGCGTACGTGGACCCGAAGCTGCAGGGCCGCTACCTCGAACTCTCCGCGCTCGTCGTGCTCGTCGCCATCACGTTCTGGGGCTGGCTGTGGGGCATCCCCGGCGCGTTCATCGCCGTGCCCATTACGGCGGCGGCCGTCCTCGTGTTCAAACACATCCCGCAGACCGAGTGGGTGGCGCGCCTGCTGACGCGGGCCGAGGAGGACGAACACTCGCTTACGACGTGA
- a CDS encoding YqaA family protein → MIESLAEAGPLGLFLVSFLAATLVPFSSEVALVAGLAAGVPPAEAVTACSLGNCLACTVNYGLGWFFREKTEARMTASRGGRKALGWMDRYGWASLLLSWAPVVGDPLTVVAGIARVSFGLFALVVFSLRVGRYLLIAGLF, encoded by the coding sequence TTGATCGAATCACTGGCGGAGGCGGGGCCGCTCGGGCTCTTCCTCGTCTCCTTCCTCGCGGCGACGCTCGTGCCTTTCTCGTCGGAGGTCGCGCTCGTGGCGGGGCTCGCGGCGGGCGTGCCGCCGGCCGAAGCCGTGACGGCGTGCTCCCTCGGCAACTGCCTCGCCTGCACGGTGAACTACGGGCTGGGCTGGTTCTTCCGCGAGAAGACCGAAGCGCGCATGACGGCGTCGCGCGGCGGGCGGAAGGCGCTGGGATGGATGGACCGCTACGGCTGGGCGAGCCTGCTCCTCTCGTGGGCCCCCGTCGTCGGCGACCCGCTGACGGTCGTGGCGGGGATCGCGCGGGTGTCGTTCGGGCTCTTCGCCCTCGTCGTGTTCTCGCTCCGCGTCGGCCGCTACCTCCTCATTGCGGGTCTGTTCTGA
- the rlmN gene encoding 23S rRNA (adenine(2503)-C(2))-methyltransferase RlmN, with product MELSPSARRADLKAMDRAELEAFAASLGQPAFRGRQLFKWLYGKGAADFTSMTDLPQAFRDRLEAVAAISGLDEVQRQTATDQTVKSLFRLPSGREVESVLIPDFDAEGKPKRLTVCVSSQVGCAMGCHFCATGLMGFHQNLTAGEIFDQVRRMNEVAEERFGRGITNVVYMGMGEPLQNYAAVLKSAALLSDPDGLGLSPKRVTVSTVGLARRIRALADDGAPFNLAISLHAPTDAQRSAIMPVNRSEKTDLGALKDAVQHYHTRTAKRVTYEYCMFSGVNDSEADARHLAAVARWAPSKVNLIMYNPVAGTDFAPTDEAQLNRFIGVLVDEGVRVTVRRSRGQDIDAACGQLASKG from the coding sequence TTGGAACTCTCCCCCTCCGCCCGCCGCGCCGACCTCAAGGCGATGGACCGCGCCGAGCTCGAAGCGTTCGCCGCCTCGCTCGGGCAGCCGGCGTTCCGCGGGCGGCAGCTCTTCAAGTGGCTCTACGGCAAAGGCGCCGCCGACTTCACGTCGATGACGGACCTCCCGCAGGCGTTCCGCGACCGGCTCGAAGCCGTCGCCGCGATCTCCGGGCTCGACGAGGTGCAGCGGCAGACGGCGACGGATCAGACCGTGAAGTCCCTCTTTCGTCTCCCCTCCGGCCGCGAAGTCGAGAGCGTGCTGATCCCCGACTTCGACGCCGAGGGAAAGCCGAAGCGGCTGACGGTCTGCGTCTCCAGCCAGGTCGGCTGCGCGATGGGGTGCCACTTCTGCGCGACGGGGCTGATGGGCTTCCACCAGAACCTCACGGCGGGCGAGATCTTCGACCAGGTCCGCCGGATGAACGAGGTCGCCGAGGAGCGCTTCGGGCGCGGCATCACGAACGTGGTCTACATGGGGATGGGCGAGCCGCTGCAGAACTACGCCGCCGTGCTCAAGAGCGCCGCCCTCCTCTCCGACCCCGACGGGCTCGGCCTGAGCCCGAAGCGCGTCACCGTCTCCACCGTCGGCCTCGCCCGCCGCATCCGCGCCCTCGCCGACGACGGCGCACCGTTCAACCTCGCGATCTCGCTCCACGCCCCGACGGACGCGCAGCGGAGCGCGATCATGCCCGTCAACCGCTCGGAGAAGACCGACCTCGGAGCGCTCAAAGACGCCGTCCAGCATTACCACACCCGGACCGCCAAGCGCGTCACCTACGAGTACTGTATGTTCTCGGGCGTCAACGACAGCGAGGCCGACGCGCGCCACCTCGCCGCGGTTGCGCGGTGGGCGCCGAGCAAGGTCAACCTCATCATGTACAACCCCGTCGCCGGCACCGACTTCGCCCCGACCGACGAGGCACAGCTCAACCGGTTCATCGGCGTGCTCGTGGATGAAGGTGTGCGCGTAACCGTTCGCCGCAGCCGGGGACAGGACATCGACGCGGCCTGCGGACAGCTTGCTAGCAAAGGGTGA
- a CDS encoding ATP-binding protein — MESPIRPDEKRRRLGVLTHGSLNGGVEMKHDPGRSVETVRAGKFCVVEGETYDFFSMITDVRIEAANEGILLHPPGPEDELLRRVMQGSGTYATVSLKPMLMMEQGLGDDTPLPVKTVPAHFSIVGEANEDDVARVFGSEALDGGDRYFQVGTPLDMDTPVCLDLARLVERSNAVFGKTGTGKSFLTRLLLCGTIKTGRAVNLVFDMHNEYGFTARTETGGEGSGRVPGLKQLFPGRVHVFSLDPASTRRRGQSPDVEVHLYANQVEPEDILPLRDTLNLNPTAAESTYGLKKVYGDGWLAALLRADGAEIEEMAERTGAHPGSLSALKRKLDRLDGLPFFHLDRTERHRDVLDELLESIEAGKSVVLEFGQHNSLLVYLLVANVITRRLRARYEQKYERFEATQDPADEPRQLMITIEEAHKFLGPQTAKETPFGKIAREMRKFSVSLLIVDQRPSGIDEEVLSQIGTKIVAQLNDEKDINAALVGTSGASALRQVLASLDSKQQALLLGHAVPMPVVIQSRLYDEAFFAALADGRPTGTASEMQAQLGDLF, encoded by the coding sequence GTGGAATCGCCCATCCGACCCGACGAAAAACGGCGCCGCCTCGGCGTGCTCACGCACGGCTCGCTCAACGGCGGCGTCGAGATGAAACACGATCCCGGCCGGTCGGTGGAAACCGTCCGCGCCGGGAAGTTTTGTGTCGTCGAGGGCGAGACGTACGACTTCTTCTCGATGATCACGGACGTGCGCATCGAGGCGGCGAACGAGGGCATCCTTCTCCACCCGCCCGGCCCCGAGGACGAACTGCTCCGGCGCGTGATGCAGGGCTCCGGTACGTACGCCACCGTTAGCCTCAAGCCGATGCTGATGATGGAGCAAGGGCTGGGCGACGACACCCCGCTCCCGGTCAAGACCGTCCCCGCCCACTTCTCGATCGTCGGCGAGGCGAACGAGGACGATGTCGCCCGCGTCTTCGGCAGCGAAGCCCTCGACGGCGGCGACCGCTACTTCCAGGTCGGCACGCCGCTCGACATGGACACGCCGGTCTGCCTCGACCTCGCGCGCCTCGTCGAGCGCTCGAACGCCGTCTTCGGTAAGACGGGTACGGGCAAGAGCTTCCTCACGCGGCTCCTCCTCTGCGGGACGATCAAGACCGGCCGCGCCGTCAACCTCGTCTTCGACATGCACAACGAGTACGGGTTCACGGCACGGACCGAGACGGGCGGCGAAGGCTCGGGCCGCGTCCCCGGCCTCAAGCAGCTCTTTCCCGGCCGCGTCCACGTCTTCTCGCTCGACCCCGCTTCGACACGGCGGCGCGGCCAGAGCCCCGACGTCGAGGTCCACCTCTACGCGAATCAGGTCGAGCCCGAGGACATCCTCCCGCTCCGCGACACGCTCAACCTCAACCCGACCGCCGCCGAGAGCACGTACGGCTTGAAAAAAGTCTACGGCGACGGCTGGCTCGCCGCCCTCCTCCGCGCCGACGGCGCCGAGATCGAAGAGATGGCCGAGCGGACGGGCGCGCACCCCGGCTCGCTCTCCGCGCTCAAGCGGAAGCTCGACCGGCTCGACGGCCTCCCGTTCTTCCACCTCGACCGGACGGAGCGCCACCGCGACGTGCTCGACGAACTCCTCGAAAGCATCGAAGCGGGGAAGTCGGTCGTGCTGGAGTTCGGGCAACACAACTCCCTCCTCGTCTACCTCCTCGTCGCGAACGTCATCACACGACGGCTCCGCGCCCGCTACGAACAGAAGTACGAGCGGTTCGAGGCCACGCAGGACCCCGCCGACGAACCGCGCCAACTCATGATCACGATCGAGGAGGCGCACAAATTCCTCGGTCCTCAGACGGCGAAGGAGACGCCGTTCGGGAAGATCGCGCGCGAGATGCGGAAGTTCTCCGTCAGCCTCCTCATCGTGGACCAGCGCCCGAGCGGGATCGACGAGGAGGTGCTGAGCCAGATCGGGACGAAGATCGTCGCCCAGCTCAACGACGAGAAGGACATCAACGCCGCGCTCGTCGGCACGAGCGGGGCGAGCGCGCTGCGGCAGGTCCTCGCCTCGCTCGACTCGAAGCAGCAGGCCCTCCTCCTCGGCCACGCTGTCCCGATGCCGGTCGTGATCCAGAGCCGGCTCTACGATGAGGCGTTCTTCGCCGCCCTCGCCGACGGCCGCCCGACCGGCACGGCGTCGGAGATGCAAGCCCAGCTCGGCGACCTCTTTTGA
- a CDS encoding zinc ribbon domain-containing protein — translation MPTYVYRRPDGTTFEVTQRISDDALTVDPETGEPIERVIGGGAGLIFKGTGFYLTDYARKGQSGASSEGSSEGSSEGSSAKSESKAESASETAAAPKSDAKSSATSESSPKSKSD, via the coding sequence ATGCCCACGTACGTCTATCGCCGCCCCGACGGCACCACGTTCGAAGTGACCCAACGCATCTCCGACGACGCGCTCACCGTCGACCCCGAGACGGGAGAGCCCATCGAGCGCGTGATCGGCGGCGGGGCCGGGCTGATCTTCAAAGGCACCGGCTTCTACCTGACCGACTACGCGCGCAAGGGGCAGAGCGGGGCTTCCAGCGAAGGCTCCTCCGAAGGCTCCTCCGAAGGCTCGTCGGCCAAGTCCGAGTCGAAGGCCGAGTCTGCCTCTGAAACGGCCGCCGCGCCGAAGTCCGATGCGAAAAGCAGCGCAACGTCCGAGAGTTCACCGAAGTCGAAAAGCGACTGA
- a CDS encoding GWxTD domain-containing protein, translated as MLGLLCLALWSACSGPSALDGPNAGRSVSYEPGVPSFDLEAIPTVRDGQPGVDVYTSIPRASLVFTTTDSTFVARYDLALRIRDEQGRETEWFSSFRDTLSAPTAEAARSFDRVWQAERIPLAPGTYVVEGVLEDGESGEEAVRRQRVEVFARDGVPRLSRPLVLADAVWGEPAAPVVALHTPARRDSLQTQVEVYDAPAGSALALRILRLRADTTVALPPFWLAPPRGSLTYRGVDDEAADTVATERVRLAGMESVTFDLPALPMGLYRLDFQLLAPDGTTLARQRRALSVKGAAFPQLATLAELVDALDYIAYPREMELIASGTTPSERRRRFDAFWGGLVSDRRVASNLLRQYYERVEEANLLFTSYKLGWKTDRGMLYVIYGAPDYVEVTFEGEVWHYGYDPENPATSFIFERVDEAGDGFGHYVLVRQPLYEQAWTRAIDRWRRGEAL; from the coding sequence GTGCTCGGGCTGCTATGCCTCGCGCTCTGGTCGGCCTGCTCCGGCCCCTCCGCGCTCGACGGCCCGAACGCTGGTCGTTCCGTCTCGTACGAGCCCGGCGTTCCGAGCTTCGACCTGGAGGCAATCCCGACCGTGCGCGACGGGCAACCGGGGGTCGACGTGTACACCAGCATTCCCCGCGCCTCGCTCGTCTTCACGACGACGGACTCGACATTCGTCGCGCGCTACGACCTCGCCCTGCGCATCCGCGACGAGCAGGGGCGCGAGACGGAGTGGTTCTCGTCGTTCCGCGACACCCTCTCTGCCCCCACGGCCGAGGCGGCGCGGTCGTTCGACCGGGTCTGGCAGGCGGAGCGCATCCCGCTCGCGCCCGGCACGTATGTCGTCGAAGGTGTGCTCGAAGACGGGGAGAGTGGCGAGGAGGCCGTGCGTCGTCAGCGCGTCGAGGTCTTTGCACGCGACGGCGTGCCCCGGCTGAGCCGCCCGCTCGTGCTCGCCGATGCGGTGTGGGGCGAGCCCGCGGCTCCGGTCGTCGCGCTGCATACGCCCGCGCGGCGCGATTCGCTACAGACGCAGGTCGAGGTCTACGACGCGCCGGCCGGGTCCGCGCTGGCGCTGCGCATCCTCCGGCTCCGGGCCGACACCACCGTCGCGCTGCCCCCATTCTGGCTCGCGCCTCCGCGCGGCTCACTCACGTATCGCGGCGTCGATGACGAGGCGGCCGACACCGTCGCGACCGAGCGCGTGCGGCTCGCTGGGATGGAGTCGGTGACGTTCGATCTCCCGGCCCTCCCGATGGGCCTCTACCGGCTCGACTTCCAACTTCTCGCGCCCGACGGGACGACGCTCGCTCGCCAACGCCGCGCGCTATCCGTGAAGGGGGCGGCCTTCCCCCAACTCGCCACGCTCGCGGAACTGGTGGACGCCCTCGACTACATCGCATACCCACGCGAGATGGAACTCATCGCCTCCGGCACCACGCCGAGCGAGCGTCGCCGCCGCTTCGATGCGTTCTGGGGCGGGCTCGTCTCCGACCGCCGCGTCGCATCGAACCTGCTCCGGCAGTATTACGAGCGCGTTGAGGAAGCGAACCTCCTGTTTACCTCGTACAAGCTGGGCTGGAAGACTGACCGTGGGATGCTCTACGTCATCTACGGCGCGCCCGACTACGTCGAGGTGACGTTCGAGGGCGAGGTGTGGCACTACGGCTACGACCCGGAAAACCCCGCGACGTCGTTCATTTTCGAGCGGGTCGACGAGGCGGGCGACGGGTTCGGTCACTACGTCCTCGTGCGCCAGCCGCTCTACGAGCAGGCGTGGACGCGGGCCATCGACCGCTGGCGGAGAGGGGAAGCACTCTGA
- the tpiA gene encoding triose-phosphate isomerase: protein MLIAGNWKMNTDLAEAVRLASDVARAVDGGGDAVTVAICPPFVSLEAAAEITRDTPVRLGAQNMHEAESGAFTGEISAPMLASVGCDYVILGHSERRQLFGETDKGVNRKLNAALQHGLVPILCVGETLEQREAGDEERVVGEQLRAALDGVRIDEASDLVVAYEPVWAIGTGKTASPEQAQAMHRFVRERLADALGETGRAVELLYGGSVKPDNAAELFAQPDIDGGLIGGASLDATSFAAIVNAARQQG from the coding sequence ATGCTGATCGCCGGAAATTGGAAGATGAACACCGACCTCGCCGAAGCCGTCCGGCTCGCCTCGGACGTGGCGCGCGCCGTCGACGGAGGCGGAGACGCCGTCACCGTGGCGATTTGCCCGCCCTTCGTCTCGCTCGAAGCAGCTGCCGAGATCACCCGCGATACGCCCGTCCGGCTCGGGGCACAGAACATGCACGAGGCCGAGAGCGGCGCGTTCACGGGCGAAATCTCCGCGCCGATGCTGGCGTCGGTCGGCTGCGACTACGTCATCCTCGGCCACTCCGAGCGGCGGCAGCTCTTCGGCGAGACCGACAAAGGCGTGAACCGCAAGCTGAACGCCGCGCTCCAGCACGGCCTCGTCCCGATCCTCTGCGTCGGCGAAACGCTGGAGCAGCGCGAGGCGGGGGACGAGGAGCGGGTCGTCGGCGAACAGCTTCGCGCTGCGCTCGACGGCGTGCGGATCGACGAGGCGTCGGACCTCGTCGTGGCGTACGAGCCGGTGTGGGCGATCGGGACGGGGAAGACGGCCTCGCCCGAGCAGGCGCAGGCGATGCACCGCTTCGTCCGCGAGCGCCTCGCCGACGCGCTCGGCGAGACCGGCCGCGCGGTCGAGCTCCTCTACGGCGGCAGCGTCAAGCCGGACAACGCGGCCGAGCTCTTCGCGCAGCCCGACATCGACGGCGGTCTGATCGGCGGGGCGAGCCTCGACGCGACGAGCTTTGCGGCGATTGTGAACGCCGCCCGCCAGCAAGGCTAA